From Rhinolophus sinicus isolate RSC01 linkage group LG15, ASM3656204v1, whole genome shotgun sequence, the proteins below share one genomic window:
- the LOC109451973 gene encoding protein AF-17 isoform X4, whose translation MKEMVGGCCVCSDERGWAENPLVYCDGHACSVAVHQACYGIVQVPTGPWFCRKCESQERAARVRCELCPHKDGALKRTDNGGWAHVVCALYIPEVQFANVLTMEPIVLQYVPHDRFNKTCYICEEQGRESKAASGACMTCNRHGCRQAFHVTCAQMAGLLCEEEVLEVDNVKYCGYCKYHFSKMKTSRHTSGGGGGAGAGAGAGGGSTGGGSSGFITGRRSRSSSPPTQQEKHPSHHERGQKKSRKDKERLKQKHKKRPESPPSILTPPMVPNADKVSSAASSSHHEAGTQEASESSRDSKGKKSSSHSLSHKGKKLSSGKGVSSFTSASSSSSSSSSSSSGGPFQPAVSSLQSSPDFSAFPKLEQPEEDKYSKPTAPTPSAPPSPSAPEPPKADLFEQKVVFSGFGPIMRFSTTTSSSGRARAPSPGDYKSPHVSGSGASAGTHKRMPTLSAAPAPAEETLETGLKEKKHKASKRSRHGPGRPKGSRNKEGTGGPAVPPLPGAQLAGFTATAASPFSGGSLVSSGLGGLASRTFGPSGNLPSLSLESPLLGAGIYTSNKDPISHGGGMLRAVCSTPLSSSLLGPPGTSALPRLSRSPFTSTLPSSSASISTTQVFSLAGSTFSLPSTHIFGTPMGVVNPLLTQAESSHTEPDLEDCSFRCRGTSPQESLSSMSPISSLPALFDQTASAPCGGGQLDPAAPGTTNMEQLLEKQGDGEAGVNIVEMLKALHALQKENQRLQEQILSLTAKKERLQILNVQLSVPFPALPAVLPAANGPVPGPYGLPPQAGSSDSLSTSKSPPGKNSLGLDNSLSTSSEPNGAAETPPAAARAAAPTAPAAPCLPPADPGAPDRRLPDAPAAPAEAGPAAAADGGGLPAAHGQPAGRKLHPAAVRWHAWPAAHSVCPTPAARRSPGGSLPRQQHKSHGRSSCSRSSSSSRRPSSPDCPDQPLSQPIGGRRQWQWPQRRDR comes from the exons ATGAAGGAGATGGTAGGAGGCTGCTGCGTATGTTCGGACGAGAGGGGCTGGGCCGAAAACCCGCTGGTCTACTGTGATGGGCACGCGTGCAGCGTGGCTGTCCACCAAG CTTGCTATGGCATCGTCCAGGTGCCAACAGGACCCTGGTTCTGCCGGAAATGTGAATCTCAGGAGCGAGCAGCCAGGGTG AGGTGTGAGCTGTGCCCACACAAAGACGGGGCATTGAAGAGGACTGACAATGGAG GTTGGGCCCACGTGGTGTGTGCCCTCTACATCCCTGAGGTGCAGTTTGCCAACGTGCTCACCATGGAGCCCATCGTGCTGCAGTATGTGCCTCATGATCGCTTCAACAAG ACATGTTACATCTGCGAGGAACAGGGCCGGGAGAGCAAGGCAGCCTCAGGAGCCTGTATGACCTGTAACCGCCACGGATGTCGACAAGCTTTCCATGTCACCTG TGCGCAAATGGCAGGCCTGCTGTGTGAGGAAGAAGTGCTAGAGGTCGACAACGTCAAGTACTGCGGCTACTGCAAATACCACTTCAGCAAGATG AAGACTTCCCGGCACACCAgcgggggaggtgggggagcaggagcaggagcaggagcaggaggaggcagTACCGGGGGAGGTAGCAGTGGCTTCATCACCGGCCGGAGAAGCCGGTCATCCTCGCCACCCACCCAGCAGGAGAAGCACCCTTCCCACCACGAGAGGGGCCAGAAGAAG AGTCGAAAGGACAAGGAACGCCTTAAACAGAAGCACAAGAAGCGGCCTGAGTCACCCCCCAGCATCCTCACCCCTCCCATGGTCCCCAATGCTGACAAG gTCTCCTCAGCTGCTTCCTCTTCCCACCATGAGGCCGGCACTCAGGAGGCCTCTGAGAGCAGCAGGGACTCGAAGGGGAAAAAGTCTTCCAGCCATAGCCTGAGTCACAAGGGGAAGAAGCTGAGCAGTGGGAAAGGTGTGAGCAGTTTcacctccgcctcctcctcctcttcctcctcctcttcctcctcctctggggGGCCCTTCCAGCCTGCAG TTTCGTCCCTGCAGAGCTCCCCTGACTTCTCTGCCTTCCCCAAGTTGGAGCAACCAGAGGAGGACAAGTACTCCAAGCCCACAGCTCCCACCCCGTCAGCACCCccctctccctcagcccctgAGCCCCCCAAGGCTGACCTCTTTGAGCAGAAGGTGGTCTTCTCTGGTTTTGGGCCCATCATGCGCttctccaccaccacctccagctCGGGCCGGGCCCGGGCCCCATCCCCTGGGGACTATAAGTCTCCCCACGTCTCTGGGTCCGGGGCCTCAGCAGGCACCCACAAGCGGATGCCCACACTGAGCGCTGCCCCTGCGCCTGCTGAGGAGACCCTTGAGACAGGCCTGAAGGAGAAGAAGCACAAAGCCAGCAAGAGGAGCCGACATGGGCCAGGCCGTCCCAAGGGCAGCCGGAATAAAGAGGGCACTGGGGGCCCAGCTGTTCCTCCCCTGCCTGGTGCCCAGCTGGCTGGCTTTACCGCCACTGCTGCCTCACCCTTCTCCGGAGGTTCCCTGGTTAGCTCCGGCCTGGGGGGTCTGGCCTCCCGCACCTTTGGGCCTTCTGGGAACCTGCCCAGCCTGAGCCTGGAGTCCCCCCTGCTAGGGGCAG GCATCTACACCAGTAATAAGGACCCCATCTCCCACGGTGGCGGAATGCTGCGGGCTGTCTGCAGCACCCCCCTCTCCTCCAGCCTGCTGGGGCCCCCAGGGACCTCAGCCTTGCCCCGTCTCAGCCGCTCCCCATTCACCAGCACCCTCCCCTCGTCCTCTGCTTCTATTTCCACCACTCAG GTGTTTTCTCTGGCTGGCTCTACCTTTAGCCTCCCTTCCACCCACATCTTTGGAACCCCCATGGGTGTTGTTAACCCCCTCCTCACCCAAGCAGAGAGCAGCCACACAG AGCCAGACCTGGAGGACTGCAGCTTCCGGTGTCGGGGGACCTCCCCCCAGGAGAGTCTGTCTTCCAT GTCCCCCATCAGCAGCCTTCCAGCACTTTTCGACCAGACTGCGTCCGCACCCTGCGGGGGCGGCCAGTTAGACCCAGCAGCCCCCGGGACGACTAACatggagcagctgctggagaagcAGGGCGATGGCGAGGCCGGCGTCAACA TAGTGGAGATGCTGAAGGCGCTGCACGCTCTGCAGAAGGAAAACCAGCGGCTTCAAGAGCAGATCCTGAGCCTGACGGCCAAGAAGGAGCGGCTGCAGATTCTCAACGTGCAGCTCTCTGTGCCCTTCCCCGCCCTACCTGCCGTCCTGCCTGCCGCCAACGGCCCTGTCCCTGGGCCCTATGGCCTGCCTCCCCAAG CCGGCAGCAGCGATTCCTTGAGCACCAGCAAGAGTCCCCCGGGGAAGAACAGTCTTGGCCTGGACAACTCGCTATCCACGTCTTCCGAG CCTAACGGAGCAGCAGAGACACCTCCTGCAGCAGCAAGAGCAGCAGCTCCAACAGCTCCAGCAGCTCCTTGCCTCCCCCCAGCTGACCCCG GAGCACCAGACCGTCGTCTACCAGATGCTCCAGCAGCTCCAGCAGAAGCGGGACCTGCAGCGGCTGCAGATGGCGGGGGGCTCCCCGCTGCCCATGGCCAGCCTGCTGGCAGGAAGCTCCACCCCGCTGCTGTCCGCTGGCACGCCTGGCCTGCTGCCCACAGCGTctgccccacccctgctgccCGCCGGAGCCCTGGTGGCTCCCTCCCTCGGCAACAACACAAGTCTCATGGCCGCAGCAGCTGCAGccgcagcagtagcagcagcaggcGGCCCTCCAGTCCTGACTGCCCAGACCAACCCCTTTCTCAGCCTATCGGGGGCAGACGGCAGTGGCAGTGGCCCCAAAGGAGGG aCCGCTGA
- the LOC109451973 gene encoding protein AF-17 isoform X3: MKEMVGGCCVCSDERGWAENPLVYCDGHACSVAVHQACYGIVQVPTGPWFCRKCESQERAARVRCELCPHKDGALKRTDNGGWAHVVCALYIPEVQFANVLTMEPIVLQYVPHDRFNKTCYICEEQGRESKAASGACMTCNRHGCRQAFHVTCAQMAGLLCEEEVLEVDNVKYCGYCKYHFSKMKTSRHTSGGGGGAGAGAGAGGGSTGGGSSGFITGRRSRSSSPPTQQEKHPSHHERGQKKSRKDKERLKQKHKKRPESPPSILTPPMVPNADKVSSAASSSHHEAGTQEASESSRDSKGKKSSSHSLSHKGKKLSSGKVSSLQSSPDFSAFPKLEQPEEDKYSKPTAPTPSAPPSPSAPEPPKADLFEQKVVFSGFGPIMRFSTTTSSSGRARAPSPGDYKSPHVSGSGASAGTHKRMPTLSAAPAPAEETLETGLKEKKHKASKRSRHGPGRPKGSRNKEGTGGPAVPPLPGAQLAGFTATAASPFSGGSLVSSGLGGLASRTFGPSGNLPSLSLESPLLGAGIYTSNKDPISHGGGMLRAVCSTPLSSSLLGPPGTSALPRLSRSPFTSTLPSSSASISTTQVFSLAGSTFSLPSTHIFGTPMGVVNPLLTQAESSHTEPDLEDCSFRCRGTSPQESLSSMSPISSLPALFDQTASAPCGGGQLDPAAPGTTNMEQLLEKQGDGEAGVNIVEMLKALHALQKENQRLQEQILSLTAKKERLQILNVQLSVPFPALPAVLPAANGPVPGPYGLPPQAGSSDSLSTSKSPPGKNSLGLDNSLSTSSEDPHSGCPSRSSSSLSFHSTPPPLPLLQQSPATLPLALPGAPAPLPPQPQNGLGRAPGAAGLGAMPMAEGLLGGLAGSGALPLNGLLGGLNGAAAPNPAGLSQAGGAPTLQLPGCLNSLTEQQRHLLQQQEQQLQQLQQLLASPQLTPEHQTVVYQMLQQLQQKRDLQRLQMAGGSPLPMASLLAGSSTPLLSAGTPGLLPTASAPPLLPAGALVAPSLGNNTSLMAAAAAAAAVAAAGGPPVLTAQTNPFLSLSGADGSGSGPKGGTADKGASANQEKG; encoded by the exons ATGAAGGAGATGGTAGGAGGCTGCTGCGTATGTTCGGACGAGAGGGGCTGGGCCGAAAACCCGCTGGTCTACTGTGATGGGCACGCGTGCAGCGTGGCTGTCCACCAAG CTTGCTATGGCATCGTCCAGGTGCCAACAGGACCCTGGTTCTGCCGGAAATGTGAATCTCAGGAGCGAGCAGCCAGGGTG AGGTGTGAGCTGTGCCCACACAAAGACGGGGCATTGAAGAGGACTGACAATGGAG GTTGGGCCCACGTGGTGTGTGCCCTCTACATCCCTGAGGTGCAGTTTGCCAACGTGCTCACCATGGAGCCCATCGTGCTGCAGTATGTGCCTCATGATCGCTTCAACAAG ACATGTTACATCTGCGAGGAACAGGGCCGGGAGAGCAAGGCAGCCTCAGGAGCCTGTATGACCTGTAACCGCCACGGATGTCGACAAGCTTTCCATGTCACCTG TGCGCAAATGGCAGGCCTGCTGTGTGAGGAAGAAGTGCTAGAGGTCGACAACGTCAAGTACTGCGGCTACTGCAAATACCACTTCAGCAAGATG AAGACTTCCCGGCACACCAgcgggggaggtgggggagcaggagcaggagcaggagcaggaggaggcagTACCGGGGGAGGTAGCAGTGGCTTCATCACCGGCCGGAGAAGCCGGTCATCCTCGCCACCCACCCAGCAGGAGAAGCACCCTTCCCACCACGAGAGGGGCCAGAAGAAG AGTCGAAAGGACAAGGAACGCCTTAAACAGAAGCACAAGAAGCGGCCTGAGTCACCCCCCAGCATCCTCACCCCTCCCATGGTCCCCAATGCTGACAAG gTCTCCTCAGCTGCTTCCTCTTCCCACCATGAGGCCGGCACTCAGGAGGCCTCTGAGAGCAGCAGGGACTCGAAGGGGAAAAAGTCTTCCAGCCATAGCCTGAGTCACAAGGGGAAGAAGCTGAGCAGTGGGAAAG TTTCGTCCCTGCAGAGCTCCCCTGACTTCTCTGCCTTCCCCAAGTTGGAGCAACCAGAGGAGGACAAGTACTCCAAGCCCACAGCTCCCACCCCGTCAGCACCCccctctccctcagcccctgAGCCCCCCAAGGCTGACCTCTTTGAGCAGAAGGTGGTCTTCTCTGGTTTTGGGCCCATCATGCGCttctccaccaccacctccagctCGGGCCGGGCCCGGGCCCCATCCCCTGGGGACTATAAGTCTCCCCACGTCTCTGGGTCCGGGGCCTCAGCAGGCACCCACAAGCGGATGCCCACACTGAGCGCTGCCCCTGCGCCTGCTGAGGAGACCCTTGAGACAGGCCTGAAGGAGAAGAAGCACAAAGCCAGCAAGAGGAGCCGACATGGGCCAGGCCGTCCCAAGGGCAGCCGGAATAAAGAGGGCACTGGGGGCCCAGCTGTTCCTCCCCTGCCTGGTGCCCAGCTGGCTGGCTTTACCGCCACTGCTGCCTCACCCTTCTCCGGAGGTTCCCTGGTTAGCTCCGGCCTGGGGGGTCTGGCCTCCCGCACCTTTGGGCCTTCTGGGAACCTGCCCAGCCTGAGCCTGGAGTCCCCCCTGCTAGGGGCAG GCATCTACACCAGTAATAAGGACCCCATCTCCCACGGTGGCGGAATGCTGCGGGCTGTCTGCAGCACCCCCCTCTCCTCCAGCCTGCTGGGGCCCCCAGGGACCTCAGCCTTGCCCCGTCTCAGCCGCTCCCCATTCACCAGCACCCTCCCCTCGTCCTCTGCTTCTATTTCCACCACTCAG GTGTTTTCTCTGGCTGGCTCTACCTTTAGCCTCCCTTCCACCCACATCTTTGGAACCCCCATGGGTGTTGTTAACCCCCTCCTCACCCAAGCAGAGAGCAGCCACACAG AGCCAGACCTGGAGGACTGCAGCTTCCGGTGTCGGGGGACCTCCCCCCAGGAGAGTCTGTCTTCCAT GTCCCCCATCAGCAGCCTTCCAGCACTTTTCGACCAGACTGCGTCCGCACCCTGCGGGGGCGGCCAGTTAGACCCAGCAGCCCCCGGGACGACTAACatggagcagctgctggagaagcAGGGCGATGGCGAGGCCGGCGTCAACA TAGTGGAGATGCTGAAGGCGCTGCACGCTCTGCAGAAGGAAAACCAGCGGCTTCAAGAGCAGATCCTGAGCCTGACGGCCAAGAAGGAGCGGCTGCAGATTCTCAACGTGCAGCTCTCTGTGCCCTTCCCCGCCCTACCTGCCGTCCTGCCTGCCGCCAACGGCCCTGTCCCTGGGCCCTATGGCCTGCCTCCCCAAG CCGGCAGCAGCGATTCCTTGAGCACCAGCAAGAGTCCCCCGGGGAAGAACAGTCTTGGCCTGGACAACTCGCTATCCACGTCTTCCGAG gaccCACACTCAGGCTGCCCCAGCCGCAGCAGCTCGTCGCTGTCCTTCCACAGCACGCCCCCACCGCTGCCCCTGCTCCAGCAGAGCCCTGCTACTCTGCCCCTGGCCCTGCCGGGGGCCCCTGCCCCGCTCCCGCCCCAGCCACAGAACGGGCTGGGCCGGGCACCCGGGGCAGCGGGGCTGGGGGCTATGCCCATGGCTGAGGGGCTGTTGGGGGGGCTGGCGGGCAGCGGGGCCCTGCCCCTCAATGGGCTCCTGGGGGGGTTGAATGGGGCTGCCGCCCCCAACCCTGCGGGCTTGAGCCAGGCTGGCGGGGCCCCCACGCTGCAGCTGCCAGGTTGTCTCAACAG CCTAACGGAGCAGCAGAGACACCTCCTGCAGCAGCAAGAGCAGCAGCTCCAACAGCTCCAGCAGCTCCTTGCCTCCCCCCAGCTGACCCCG GAGCACCAGACCGTCGTCTACCAGATGCTCCAGCAGCTCCAGCAGAAGCGGGACCTGCAGCGGCTGCAGATGGCGGGGGGCTCCCCGCTGCCCATGGCCAGCCTGCTGGCAGGAAGCTCCACCCCGCTGCTGTCCGCTGGCACGCCTGGCCTGCTGCCCACAGCGTctgccccacccctgctgccCGCCGGAGCCCTGGTGGCTCCCTCCCTCGGCAACAACACAAGTCTCATGGCCGCAGCAGCTGCAGccgcagcagtagcagcagcaggcGGCCCTCCAGTCCTGACTGCCCAGACCAACCCCTTTCTCAGCCTATCGGGGGCAGACGGCAGTGGCAGTGGCCCCAAAGGAGGG aCCGCTGACAAGGGAGCCTCAGCTAACCAGGAAAAAGGCTAA
- the LOC109451973 gene encoding protein AF-17 isoform X2 → MKEMVGGCCVCSDERGWAENPLVYCDGHACSVAVHQACYGIVQVPTGPWFCRKCESQERAARVRCELCPHKDGALKRTDNGGWAHVVCALYIPEVQFANVLTMEPIVLQYVPHDRFNKTCYICEEQGRESKAASGACMTCNRHGCRQAFHVTCAQMAGLLCEEEVLEVDNVKYCGYCKYHFSKMTSRHTSGGGGGAGAGAGAGGGSTGGGSSGFITGRRSRSSSPPTQQEKHPSHHERGQKKSRKDKERLKQKHKKRPESPPSILTPPMVPNADKVSSAASSSHHEAGTQEASESSRDSKGKKSSSHSLSHKGKKLSSGKGVSSFTSASSSSSSSSSSSSGGPFQPAVSSLQSSPDFSAFPKLEQPEEDKYSKPTAPTPSAPPSPSAPEPPKADLFEQKVVFSGFGPIMRFSTTTSSSGRARAPSPGDYKSPHVSGSGASAGTHKRMPTLSAAPAPAEETLETGLKEKKHKASKRSRHGPGRPKGSRNKEGTGGPAVPPLPGAQLAGFTATAASPFSGGSLVSSGLGGLASRTFGPSGNLPSLSLESPLLGAGIYTSNKDPISHGGGMLRAVCSTPLSSSLLGPPGTSALPRLSRSPFTSTLPSSSASISTTQVFSLAGSTFSLPSTHIFGTPMGVVNPLLTQAESSHTEPDLEDCSFRCRGTSPQESLSSMSPISSLPALFDQTASAPCGGGQLDPAAPGTTNMEQLLEKQGDGEAGVNIVEMLKALHALQKENQRLQEQILSLTAKKERLQILNVQLSVPFPALPAVLPAANGPVPGPYGLPPQAGSSDSLSTSKSPPGKNSLGLDNSLSTSSEDPHSGCPSRSSSSLSFHSTPPPLPLLQQSPATLPLALPGAPAPLPPQPQNGLGRAPGAAGLGAMPMAEGLLGGLAGSGALPLNGLLGGLNGAAAPNPAGLSQAGGAPTLQLPGCLNSLTEQQRHLLQQQEQQLQQLQQLLASPQLTPEHQTVVYQMLQQLQQKRDLQRLQMAGGSPLPMASLLAGSSTPLLSAGTPGLLPTASAPPLLPAGALVAPSLGNNTSLMAAAAAAAAVAAAGGPPVLTAQTNPFLSLSGADGSGSGPKGGTADKGASANQEKG, encoded by the exons ATGAAGGAGATGGTAGGAGGCTGCTGCGTATGTTCGGACGAGAGGGGCTGGGCCGAAAACCCGCTGGTCTACTGTGATGGGCACGCGTGCAGCGTGGCTGTCCACCAAG CTTGCTATGGCATCGTCCAGGTGCCAACAGGACCCTGGTTCTGCCGGAAATGTGAATCTCAGGAGCGAGCAGCCAGGGTG AGGTGTGAGCTGTGCCCACACAAAGACGGGGCATTGAAGAGGACTGACAATGGAG GTTGGGCCCACGTGGTGTGTGCCCTCTACATCCCTGAGGTGCAGTTTGCCAACGTGCTCACCATGGAGCCCATCGTGCTGCAGTATGTGCCTCATGATCGCTTCAACAAG ACATGTTACATCTGCGAGGAACAGGGCCGGGAGAGCAAGGCAGCCTCAGGAGCCTGTATGACCTGTAACCGCCACGGATGTCGACAAGCTTTCCATGTCACCTG TGCGCAAATGGCAGGCCTGCTGTGTGAGGAAGAAGTGCTAGAGGTCGACAACGTCAAGTACTGCGGCTACTGCAAATACCACTTCAGCAAGATG ACTTCCCGGCACACCAgcgggggaggtgggggagcaggagcaggagcaggagcaggaggaggcagTACCGGGGGAGGTAGCAGTGGCTTCATCACCGGCCGGAGAAGCCGGTCATCCTCGCCACCCACCCAGCAGGAGAAGCACCCTTCCCACCACGAGAGGGGCCAGAAGAAG AGTCGAAAGGACAAGGAACGCCTTAAACAGAAGCACAAGAAGCGGCCTGAGTCACCCCCCAGCATCCTCACCCCTCCCATGGTCCCCAATGCTGACAAG gTCTCCTCAGCTGCTTCCTCTTCCCACCATGAGGCCGGCACTCAGGAGGCCTCTGAGAGCAGCAGGGACTCGAAGGGGAAAAAGTCTTCCAGCCATAGCCTGAGTCACAAGGGGAAGAAGCTGAGCAGTGGGAAAGGTGTGAGCAGTTTcacctccgcctcctcctcctcttcctcctcctcttcctcctcctctggggGGCCCTTCCAGCCTGCAG TTTCGTCCCTGCAGAGCTCCCCTGACTTCTCTGCCTTCCCCAAGTTGGAGCAACCAGAGGAGGACAAGTACTCCAAGCCCACAGCTCCCACCCCGTCAGCACCCccctctccctcagcccctgAGCCCCCCAAGGCTGACCTCTTTGAGCAGAAGGTGGTCTTCTCTGGTTTTGGGCCCATCATGCGCttctccaccaccacctccagctCGGGCCGGGCCCGGGCCCCATCCCCTGGGGACTATAAGTCTCCCCACGTCTCTGGGTCCGGGGCCTCAGCAGGCACCCACAAGCGGATGCCCACACTGAGCGCTGCCCCTGCGCCTGCTGAGGAGACCCTTGAGACAGGCCTGAAGGAGAAGAAGCACAAAGCCAGCAAGAGGAGCCGACATGGGCCAGGCCGTCCCAAGGGCAGCCGGAATAAAGAGGGCACTGGGGGCCCAGCTGTTCCTCCCCTGCCTGGTGCCCAGCTGGCTGGCTTTACCGCCACTGCTGCCTCACCCTTCTCCGGAGGTTCCCTGGTTAGCTCCGGCCTGGGGGGTCTGGCCTCCCGCACCTTTGGGCCTTCTGGGAACCTGCCCAGCCTGAGCCTGGAGTCCCCCCTGCTAGGGGCAG GCATCTACACCAGTAATAAGGACCCCATCTCCCACGGTGGCGGAATGCTGCGGGCTGTCTGCAGCACCCCCCTCTCCTCCAGCCTGCTGGGGCCCCCAGGGACCTCAGCCTTGCCCCGTCTCAGCCGCTCCCCATTCACCAGCACCCTCCCCTCGTCCTCTGCTTCTATTTCCACCACTCAG GTGTTTTCTCTGGCTGGCTCTACCTTTAGCCTCCCTTCCACCCACATCTTTGGAACCCCCATGGGTGTTGTTAACCCCCTCCTCACCCAAGCAGAGAGCAGCCACACAG AGCCAGACCTGGAGGACTGCAGCTTCCGGTGTCGGGGGACCTCCCCCCAGGAGAGTCTGTCTTCCAT GTCCCCCATCAGCAGCCTTCCAGCACTTTTCGACCAGACTGCGTCCGCACCCTGCGGGGGCGGCCAGTTAGACCCAGCAGCCCCCGGGACGACTAACatggagcagctgctggagaagcAGGGCGATGGCGAGGCCGGCGTCAACA TAGTGGAGATGCTGAAGGCGCTGCACGCTCTGCAGAAGGAAAACCAGCGGCTTCAAGAGCAGATCCTGAGCCTGACGGCCAAGAAGGAGCGGCTGCAGATTCTCAACGTGCAGCTCTCTGTGCCCTTCCCCGCCCTACCTGCCGTCCTGCCTGCCGCCAACGGCCCTGTCCCTGGGCCCTATGGCCTGCCTCCCCAAG CCGGCAGCAGCGATTCCTTGAGCACCAGCAAGAGTCCCCCGGGGAAGAACAGTCTTGGCCTGGACAACTCGCTATCCACGTCTTCCGAG gaccCACACTCAGGCTGCCCCAGCCGCAGCAGCTCGTCGCTGTCCTTCCACAGCACGCCCCCACCGCTGCCCCTGCTCCAGCAGAGCCCTGCTACTCTGCCCCTGGCCCTGCCGGGGGCCCCTGCCCCGCTCCCGCCCCAGCCACAGAACGGGCTGGGCCGGGCACCCGGGGCAGCGGGGCTGGGGGCTATGCCCATGGCTGAGGGGCTGTTGGGGGGGCTGGCGGGCAGCGGGGCCCTGCCCCTCAATGGGCTCCTGGGGGGGTTGAATGGGGCTGCCGCCCCCAACCCTGCGGGCTTGAGCCAGGCTGGCGGGGCCCCCACGCTGCAGCTGCCAGGTTGTCTCAACAG CCTAACGGAGCAGCAGAGACACCTCCTGCAGCAGCAAGAGCAGCAGCTCCAACAGCTCCAGCAGCTCCTTGCCTCCCCCCAGCTGACCCCG GAGCACCAGACCGTCGTCTACCAGATGCTCCAGCAGCTCCAGCAGAAGCGGGACCTGCAGCGGCTGCAGATGGCGGGGGGCTCCCCGCTGCCCATGGCCAGCCTGCTGGCAGGAAGCTCCACCCCGCTGCTGTCCGCTGGCACGCCTGGCCTGCTGCCCACAGCGTctgccccacccctgctgccCGCCGGAGCCCTGGTGGCTCCCTCCCTCGGCAACAACACAAGTCTCATGGCCGCAGCAGCTGCAGccgcagcagtagcagcagcaggcGGCCCTCCAGTCCTGACTGCCCAGACCAACCCCTTTCTCAGCCTATCGGGGGCAGACGGCAGTGGCAGTGGCCCCAAAGGAGGG aCCGCTGACAAGGGAGCCTCAGCTAACCAGGAAAAAGGCTAA